From the genome of bacterium:
CCGGAAGTAGGAAGGAAACACTAACATCGTTCCGTTTTTCGTGTCTTCCCGCAAACAAAGCGCTTTATCGTTGAAGAGCTTTAACATCGCGGTCAGAAGGAGTTTTTCATCCTCCTTGTTCGCGAGCCGCTTGAAATCCTGATAATCGAGTTTTCCTTCGAGTACAGCGTTTTCACTAACGCATCCTAACTCGTCAGTGTGTTGGCGGGCGTTTTGCATCACCGTTGCCGCATAGCCATTGAGCAGCTCCGGCAACAAGAGAACTAAATCACCAAACGGGAAACAAATCACAACCCCTTGTCCTTCGAGAATGCTGAGGACAGCGTCAAGTGAACTTTTTACCCCGTCTTCGTCTTTGAGTCGTTCGATTAGAAGCGCTTGTAATGCCTGTCGGGTAATTATTGGCGCAGGGAGTTCTTTACGAAGCTTAAAGATATCGTCTTTAATGCGCTTGAAGATTTCCGGGGAAACAGTGAAGGACATCGTTTGCCACGGGATTTTATCGTGAATCGCTTGTAATAACTCGGGAATGCCAAGCCCTGTTTTCGCACTGGTGATGTAAAATCCGTTTAAGGCTTGTTGGGTAACGAAATCTTGAATAGCTTTGTGACTTACGATGGGGCCGCCACGCTCACAGCGCCCGGCGACCAATAACTTTACGACCGGATCGATCTTCGCTTTAGAAAGTATTTTCTGCCATTCCGATACTATAGGAAAGGGGTCCCGGTCTTGGGGGTTAAAAACTAAAAGTGCGGCGGTCGTTTCATTGAGAAAGAGTTGCGTCGTGAGTTTATAATCGGCTTGCCCGGCGAAATCCCACAGCCATGCTTCCCGCTCTAACTCATTTATTTCATCGCCATCGGGTAACTCGAGCTTATGGATTTTCATCTCATGGGTCGATTCGGTAGCTTGATAGGTATTGCTCACTAACCGATTCGCAAGCGCCGTCTTCCCTACCCCAGTATCGCCTAGCAGCACAATTTTTGCGGAAGTATATTTTCTCTGCTTCTTCTCGGGTTCTACCCCCGCCAATTGTAACGCGAGCTCAAAATCCCAAACTTTGATGGTATTGTCAGAGCTTCCCGATACGATTTGTTTCCCATCGGGGGTGATTGCGACACTCCAAACCCGTAGAATGTGACCTTCGAGTGTAGCGAGTAGTTGATAGGTTTCGCTATCCCAAATTTTGATAGTATGATCGTCACTTCCCGATACAATGTGTTTCCCATCGGGTGTTATCGAGACACAGTTTACATCACTAGTGTGACCTTCGAGGGTGGTGAGTAATTGATAGGTTTCACTATCCCAAACTTTGATAGTATAGTCAGCGCTACCCGATACGATTCGTTTCCCATCGGGGGTGATCGCAACACCCCATACCCGTTTTGTGTGACCTTTGAGGGTCTTGAGCAGTTGATAGGTTTCACTGTCCCATACTTTGACTGTATAGTCAGAACTTCCCGAAACGATTCGTTTTCCATCGGGAGTGATTGGAACAAACCGAACTGTATTGGTGTGACCTTCGAGGGTGGTGAGTAATTGATAGGTTTGACTATCCCAAACTTTGATGGTCTGGTCTTCGCTTCCCGATACGATTCGTTTCCCATCGGGAGTGATCTCAACACACCGCACCCATTTGGTGTGACCTTTGAGGGTGGTATGCAGTTGGAAGGATTCGCAATCCCAAACTTTGAGGGTTTTGTCATCGCTTCCCGATACGATTCGTTTTCCATCGGGAGTGATTTCGACACACCGCACATAATCGGTGTGACCATTCAGAGTGGCAAGTAGTTGATAGGATTTACTATCCCACACTTTGAGAGTGTTGTCCCCGCTTCCCGATACGATGCGTTTCCCATCGGGTGTAATTGCCACACAAAATGTGTGATTTGTGTGGCCTTTAAGCGTAGCAAGCAGCACGGGATGGTCTTTTCGTGGTTGTGGTTCCGGTTGTAGTTCCAGTGCAGGTTTCGATTGCTTTGATTTCTCGGTAGGGGACATGATTCGTTCCATTGTTGTTGGGATTGTTTTACACAAGTGAATATACATTGTGTTGCTTTTCTATTCAATCATTTTTTGCCAATTTTTTAATTTTCCCGGCGTAATTCACTGCCATGACTGGTACTAACCCGGTTATACAACCCTGTCTTTTGGTATGCCACTTCTCCTCACCGAGCAAAAAAACCTCTTCGGGGAAGCTTGCGCCAACACCCGAAGAGGTTCTTTTCATCGATTGATTCGATGTGGTCGATTCGTTACCGGATCAGAACGACTCGCTTGATTTGTTGGGCTTTACCCGGCGCCATTGCGCGTACGAAGTACACACCGCTGGCGAGGGAATGCGCATCAAATGTAAAGTTGTGGTAACCCGCCGCGAATTTACCATCCGCGAGCATTGCCACTTGTCGTCCGAGTGTATTGTACACGGCAACTTGCAGTTTCGATGCATCGGGGAGACCGATACGAACTGAAGTCACCGGGTTAAACGGATTCGGATACGAATTCACGATTGAGAATACCTTCGGTAACAAGTCCGTCGGTTCGGTCGTACCAGTGCCATCCAGCGAAGCAGTAATATGAACGATTACAACGCCGCCGGTATAGTTGAACGTAACGACATTCGATTGGACGAGATTGAAGGTTTCACCATTCACAGTAGCTACGGCGCGGAAGTTGTCCGGTACGTCGTATTCCGCCAAGGAAGCGACATCAAACGTCATGGTGATGGTGCCATTTTCCGAAGCGTTGACCCGGAAGTCCCACGATGCGGAGGTAAACGATTCATCGAACGGTGCGCGGACGTCGGTCACAAAGTAGCGACCAAACGGCGAACCCCACGATTGACCATCGACGACAGCGCGGACGTAATTTCCCGACGGGGGAAGCGGCGGCGCTGTTACATCGATACCGTTATCCCAACCTGCAGTCGCGCCTTCACGACAGCCAATACCGGATAAATCGTTGTAGTATGGTCCAATCGCCATGCGGATCGGAACAAACCACTCGCCGGTAAATTCATCGGTCGCATTCACGATGTTGCCGCCATTGCGGCCATTGCCGGGATTGCCGGGATTGGCAATGTCGATAGCAGCAGAGTCGCGACGGGTACGCATCTCGATGCCAGCGAAATCGCCTGACCGTAATAGGTAACCGACACCTGGAACTAGGGTATCCGCAGGATCGATAGTCGCGGTGAAATCGCCACCGGCGTTGTCATAGGACTTGAAGGAAGTCACATCGATCCAAGTCGCCGTGACTGCTTCATCCCAAGTTAACGTCGTCGAGAAGTTGTCGTCGGAGAAGAGCCAATCGTTGGCTTGCAAACCGTTGCCGGCGAGGTCTTCGTTTCTGACAGTTACGCCAATCAAGTTGGCGGATGCGGAATCTAATGCGAGATCGACGTTATCGGTTGCACCCGGAACGACGCCATACACCCGACCGAGACCAGAATTGCTCTCAGCAGTTGTGTTGTCTTCGTTCAGAACCAACCAGTAACCCTTGGCAATCGCCACCGTCGACGGTTGTACATAGCCACCGCCCAGTGAATACTCGAACATCGAGAAGCCACCGGCGATTCCGCTGTCATTACCGGTATGAGTCAAGAAGACTTCTGCCGGCGTGCTGCCATCGGGATCAAGCGGAACCGAGATTAAATGCCAACCAGCGGCATAGTCGCCAGTGTAGCTGAAGCCATCCGGAACAATCGCGAAACTGACAAACGTTGTGTCAATGTTTCCTGCCCAATCTTCGGTAATGAAACGAAGTTGCGCTTCCGGGAAAACATCGGTAGAGCTTGCGAAAAGCGCTGGATCGTCCGCATAGGGGGACCAATCAAACGTCAAGTTCGCATTGACAATACCATCCGTCGGATCGTCGGGCGTAGTCGGCACAGCCGGCATATTCGCAAGCTGTGTCCAGTTTTCGCGCGGATCGTTCGGAACGCTGCCGGTCGAATCCGGCTCCGGCGAGAACGAGATGTAGGTGCGACGAATCGGGCTCGTATTGTCGACGGAAATCTCAAGCGTCGACACACTGCTCTTGGCAATTTCCGAGGAACTGTCGGCGGCGGGGAACACCGGGGTAACAACCGGAGCTGTTTCGTCACCGATCAATACGGCAAAATTCATGGTTTCAGGTGAACCAGTTGAACCGGCTGCCAAGTACTTGTAATTCGTACTTGCACCCGTAGCGCCGAGCATGTTTTGGTAGTCAGTACCGTTCCAGAAGACGACCGGGAGGTTATCCGTGTTATTGGTCGTAACGTCGAAGGATAACGCAACACTATCAGCTTGATCGGTTACCGTACGAATTCTAAAGATGTAAGAATTCGCGGTGAAATCATTGCCAACTGTGGAACGCATATCTTGCGTTAATTTCTGACGGAATCCAGTAAACCCACTTTCGTAGATGTACGTTTGAACGTAGTTGTCGCCGAGTACCGGTGGTTCCGGAATATCGTAGGCATCAAATGCATTCTCTGCCAATGGATCGAAGCCGGCAATATTTGCATTATCGTAATACGGAACCGTCGATTCGACTGTGGAATTGATCGTAACGCTCAAGGCGTCTGGTGGTGGTTCCGGTGTAAAGAAGCACCAGCCATCGGGATCCTGTTCACACAACGTTTCATTTCCATCGGCGTCGATGGCTTTGACTTTCCAGTAGTACATGCCACCAACCACAAGACCACTAGTAAATTCATACGATTCGCCGCTGATACCGGTTACTACGGTACAGTCGGAAAATGCTGAGTTATCAGCCCAGGTGAGTTCGTAGGTAATCGCTGAACTCGCCACGGTATCGGTTGCTGCTTCCCACGTGAGCGTCGGTGTAAGCGATACCGATGCGCTGTCAGCCGGGGTAAGCAGGTTGAATGCCGTCGGATGTACGTAGGTAAAGAAGCAAATTCCATCAGGAGCTTGATTACATTCCGTCTCATAACCGGTTCCATCCAATGCCTTAACTTTCCAGTAATAGATTTGGTCATTGGCGAGATCGGTTCCGAAGGTGTACGTTTCCGCTGCAATGTCAGCAACGACGGTGCAATCGGAAAATGCCGAATTGTCTGCCCACGTAAGTTCGTAGGTGACTTCATAACCGAGTAGCGTATCGGTAGATGCTTCCCAAGTTAAGGTCGGGGTTAACGCAACGTTAACGCTATCGGCGGGGGTTAATAAATCAAATGCGGTAGGATTCGCGTTGGATTGCAGTGCCGGAGCATCAAACAACCAAAATGCCGCGTCGGTCGAGGAGCCAGTATCGTTACCAACGCCTGCCACCAAAATCGTCGAATCGGATTCGACATTGATGAAGTAGCCGATGTCACCGGTTCTGCCGGAATCGTAGGCATGCGCCCAATCGGAAACGTAAGCAGTACCGTTGTCCTGAATTTCTGCCAAGTACAGATCGCCACCTTGGCGACCGGTAACCACAATGTGACCGTCACTCATTAATTCTGCATCATATAATTCAACATCGGTTTCGGTGGTAGTGAATTCGTAGCCCGCTACCAATGCGCCGGTTGCGGCGTCGATTTTCGCAACATAGCCAACGCGACCGGTACCGGTACCGCTCGTGCCGATCAGCACTAAGTCACCGTTACCATCGACTAATAGGTCACGAATCGCATCATCGTCACCAGTTCCAGCGGCACCGGAAAGAGTGAAACTGGAAACGGCGGTACCATCGGAAATATTAATCAGCTTTACATAGAAGTTATTGTTTGTACCCGATTTTTGCCGACCAGCGATGGCAATCGTTGTATCGGATACTTGGACGATGGCATAGCCTTCTTCTTGATCAGTTGTACCAATCGTCGCAACCCGTTCAGCAGTGATGGTGGAACCAATCGTGGTACGGGCATAATAGACATCGCCTGCGCCGGCCCCGGTTGCTTGAGTGGTATAACCAACCAGCGCCAACTTCGTATTGTAGGTCGAACCGGTCAGTTGAATTGCCTTATTGAAACGAGTAATAGTATTCGTCGTTCCAAAAGTATGCACACCAGTTACTGCAACACCTGCGCTCGTTCGGAAGAAGATCGAGCCGCGGGTATCGATTGTGGAAACCAATTTCTCGCCAAACCATGCGTAGTTACCATTCGTTAGTGGTACAACGCCGGATGTGATATCGAAGTTTGCCGCTGAGCCATCCGTGAATGTGACG
Proteins encoded in this window:
- a CDS encoding T9SS type A sorting domain-containing protein — encoded protein: MQKLLTKSIVTVFLTILAFAVGVAQADNRVYPSVTTNWPRLHGASGTKQTAVFGYRVGADDYDFAGQSVITSQRAAALLSLVPSTGVTTPVTFTDGSAANFDITSGVVPLTNGNYAWFGEKLVSTIDTRGSIFFRTSAGVAVTGVHTFGTTNTITRFNKAIQLTGSTYNTKLALVGYTTQATGAGAGDVYYARTTIGSTITAERVATIGTTDQEEGYAIVQVSDTTIAIAGRQKSGTNNNFYVKLINISDGTAVSSFTLSGAAGTGDDDAIRDLLVDGNGDLVLIGTSGTGTGRVGYVAKIDAATGALVAGYEFTTTETDVELYDAELMSDGHIVVTGRQGGDLYLAEIQDNGTAYVSDWAHAYDSGRTGDIGYFINVESDSTILVAGVGNDTGSSTDAAFWLFDAPALQSNANPTAFDLLTPADSVNVALTPTLTWEASTDTLLGYEVTYELTWADNSAFSDCTVVADIAAETYTFGTDLANDQIYYWKVKALDGTGYETECNQAPDGICFFTYVHPTAFNLLTPADSASVSLTPTLTWEAATDTVASSAITYELTWADNSAFSDCTVVTGISGESYEFTSGLVVGGMYYWKVKAIDADGNETLCEQDPDGWCFFTPEPPPDALSVTINSTVESTVPYYDNANIAGFDPLAENAFDAYDIPEPPVLGDNYVQTYIYESGFTGFRQKLTQDMRSTVGNDFTANSYIFRIRTVTDQADSVALSFDVTTNNTDNLPVVFWNGTDYQNMLGATGASTNYKYLAAGSTGSPETMNFAVLIGDETAPVVTPVFPAADSSSEIAKSSVSTLEISVDNTSPIRRTYISFSPEPDSTGSVPNDPRENWTQLANMPAVPTTPDDPTDGIVNANLTFDWSPYADDPALFASSTDVFPEAQLRFITEDWAGNIDTTFVSFAIVPDGFSYTGDYAAGWHLISVPLDPDGSTPAEVFLTHTGNDSGIAGGFSMFEYSLGGGYVQPSTVAIAKGYWLVLNEDNTTAESNSGLGRVYGVVPGATDNVDLALDSASANLIGVTVRNEDLAGNGLQANDWLFSDDNFSTTLTWDEAVTATWIDVTSFKSYDNAGGDFTATIDPADTLVPGVGYLLRSGDFAGIEMRTRRDSAAIDIANPGNPGNGRNGGNIVNATDEFTGEWFVPIRMAIGPYYNDLSGIGCREGATAGWDNGIDVTAPPLPPSGNYVRAVVDGQSWGSPFGRYFVTDVRAPFDESFTSASWDFRVNASENGTITMTFDVASLAEYDVPDNFRAVATVNGETFNLVQSNVVTFNYTGGVVIVHITASLDGTGTTEPTDLLPKVFSIVNSYPNPFNPVTSVRIGLPDASKLQVAVYNTLGRQVAMLADGKFAAGYHNFTFDAHSLASGVYFVRAMAPGKAQQIKRVVLIR
- a CDS encoding ADP-ribosylation factor-like protein; protein product: MSPTEKSKQSKPALELQPEPQPRKDHPVLLATLKGHTNHTFCVAITPDGKRIVSGSGDNTLKVWDSKSYQLLATLNGHTDYVRCVEITPDGKRIVSGSDDKTLKVWDCESFQLHTTLKGHTKWVRCVEITPDGKRIVSGSEDQTIKVWDSQTYQLLTTLEGHTNTVRFVPITPDGKRIVSGSSDYTVKVWDSETYQLLKTLKGHTKRVWGVAITPDGKRIVSGSADYTIKVWDSETYQLLTTLEGHTSDVNCVSITPDGKHIVSGSDDHTIKIWDSETYQLLATLEGHILRVWSVAITPDGKQIVSGSSDNTIKVWDFELALQLAGVEPEKKQRKYTSAKIVLLGDTGVGKTALANRLVSNTYQATESTHEMKIHKLELPDGDEINELEREAWLWDFAGQADYKLTTQLFLNETTAALLVFNPQDRDPFPIVSEWQKILSKAKIDPVVKLLVAGRCERGGPIVSHKAIQDFVTQQALNGFYITSAKTGLGIPELLQAIHDKIPWQTMSFTVSPEIFKRIKDDIFKLRKELPAPIITRQALQALLIERLKDEDGVKSSLDAVLSILEGQGVVICFPFGDLVLLLPELLNGYAATVMQNARQHTDELGCVSENAVLEGKLDYQDFKRLANKEDEKLLLTAMLKLFNDKALCLREDTKNGTMLVFPSYFRRERPDKAEYPDILVTYSFTGPLEEIYASLVVRLTYSGVVEKDQLWHYAADFKTETGLQAGIAMKDCGEGKAELVVYFDSRVELDTKIVFIRFVHDHLHKMAHDVIRVRTYQCKTCHYVLDLTAISKRVKDGKSDIGCPVCDSRVNLNDIIEQKFNSDLFEKRVREMEETAQIVLDNQSKELILIGNMFVIAGEANQIFRPTIIADWGVDGEIEFKKPDKDEKGNDIE